The following coding sequences are from one Lycium ferocissimum isolate CSIRO_LF1 chromosome 3, AGI_CSIRO_Lferr_CH_V1, whole genome shotgun sequence window:
- the LOC132049277 gene encoding E3 ubiquitin-protein ligase SINAT2-like — protein MAPGGGASCKELVESWQDFTLCDKTKTELDKSITHIGEKIQKSSIHELLECPICERSMYPPFYQCPNGHTLCTNCKTGAHNCCPTCQIELGNIRCLALEKVAESLELPCRHQNLGCHKILPYYRKLKHEQRCKFRPYHCPSVGSECSIKGDVPTLMLHLKEDHKVDMHTGCTFNHRYVKSNAHEVENAIWMLTVFDCFGKQFVLHFEAFLLGMTPVYMAFLRFMGEDNEAKMFNYSLEVGGFGRKLTWQGVPRSIRDSHRKVRDCQDGLIIPRSLAIFFSGGNQEELTLKVIGRIWKEHSTS, from the exons ATGGCTCCTGGAGGTGGTGCTAGTTGCAAGGAACTTGTAGAATCATGGCAAGATTTTACACTTTGTGACAAAACAAAGACAGAGCTAGACAAAAGTATTACACATATTGGTgaaaagattcaaaagtcttcaatCCATGAGTTGCTTGAGTGCCCAATCTGCGAAAGGTCCATGTATCCTCCATTTTACCAG TGTCCAAATGGTCATACACTCTGCACCAACTGCAAGACTGGAGCACATAATTGCTGCCCTACTTGCCAAATTGAACTGGGAAACATAAGGTGCTTAGCCTTAGAAAAAGTAGCAGAGTCACTGGAATTGCCCTGCAGACATCAAAATCTTGGCTGTCACAAAATATTACCCTACTATCGAAAGCTCAAACACGAACAACGTTGCAAATTTCGACCTTACCATTGTCCTTCCGTTGGATCAGAATGCTCGATAAAAGGGGATGTTCCAACACTTATGTTGCATCTCAAGGAGGATCACAAAGTTGATATGCATACAGGATGCACGTTTAATCATCGATATGTTAAATCGAATGCACACGAAGTTGAGAATGCAATATGGATGCTCACA GTTTTCGACTGTTTTGGAAAACAGTTTGTCTTGCACTTTGAGGCGTTTTTGCTAGGTATGACACCTGTTTATATGGCATTTCTACGTTTTATGGGCGAGGACAATGAAGCCAAAATGTTCAACTATAGTCTAGAAGTTGGTGGTTTTGGCCGTAAGTTGACATGGCAAGGTGTTCCTAGGAGTATACGAGACAGCCATAGAAAAGTTCGCGACTGTCAAGATGGACTTATAATTCCGAGAAGCTTAGCAATTTTCTTCTCTGGTGGGAACCAGGAAGAGCTTACGTTGAAGGTCATAGGTCGTATATGGAAGGAGCATTCGACTAGTTAA